The Alosa sapidissima isolate fAloSap1 chromosome 6, fAloSap1.pri, whole genome shotgun sequence genome window below encodes:
- the LOC121711648 gene encoding gamma-aminobutyric acid receptor subunit rho-2-like isoform X2, whose amino-acid sequence MDFTMTLYLRHYWKDERLSFPSTTNKSMTFDGRLVKKIWVPDVFFVHSKRSFIHDTTTDNIMLRVYPDGHVLYSLRVTVTAACNMDFSRFPLDSQTCTLELESYAYTDEDLMLYWKSGNDSLSTDDKISLSQFLIQQFHTTSRLAFYSSTGWYNRLYINFTLRRHIFFFLLQTYFPATLMVMLSWVSFWIDRRAVPARVSLGITTVLTMSTIITGVNASMPRVSYIKAVDIYLWVSFVFVFLSVLEYAAVNYLTTVKDGKDRKLREKAKEQALPCSCGMSHTRTMMLDGTYSEADTNSLAGYTRAPIVTEDPPEKQERMVVHLSLDNEYTGTKKKRIRGFSIIQNTHTIDTYSRMIFPGAYIIFNLIYWCVYC is encoded by the exons ATG GacttcaccatgacactttACCTACGGCACTATTGGAAAGATGAGCGCCTGTCCTTCCCCAGCACAACAAACAAGAGCATGACCTTTGATGGCCGGCTAGTGAAGAAAATTTGGGTGCCAGATGTGTTCTTTGTCCATTCCAAAAGATCCTTCATCCACGACACTACCACAGACAATATTATGCTAAGAGTTTACCCCGATGGCCACGTCCTCTACAGCCTGAG GGTGACAGTAACTGCTGCATGTAACATGGACTTCAGTCGATTCCCTCTGGATTCACAGACATGCACTCTAGAGCTTGAGAGCT ATGCCTACACAGATGAAGACCTCATGCTCTACTGGAAGAGTGGGAACGACTCTCTGAGTACAGATGACAAGATCTCGCTGTCTCAGTTTCTAATCCAGCAGTTCCACACCACTTCCAGGCTTGCCTTCTACAGCAGCACAG GCTGGTACAATCGGCTGTACATCAACTTCACCTTGCGTCGCCACATCTTCTTCTTCCTGCTCCAGACGTACTTCCCTGCTACCCTAATGGTCATGCTGTCGTGGGTGTCATTCTGGATTGACAGACGTGCAGTCCCTGCCAGAGTGTCTTTAG GCATCACCACAGTGCTCACTATGTCCACTATCATCACTGGAGTGAATGCATCAATGCCTCGGGTCTCCTACATCAAAGCTGTGGACATTTACCTGTGGGTCagctttgtgtttgtatttctgtCTGTTCTGGAGTATGCTGCCGTCAACTACCTGACTACCGTGAAGGATGGAAAAGATCGGAAGCTAAGAGAGAAAGCCAAGGAGCAG gccctaCCATGTAGCTGTGGCATGTCCCACACCAGGACCATGATGCTGGATGGGACCTACAGCGAGGCCGACACCAACAGCCTAGCAGGCTACACCAGAGCCCCTATTGTGACTGAAGACCCCCCAGAAAAACAGGAGCGCATGGTGGTCCACCTCTCTTTAGACAATGAGTACACTGgaacaaagaaaaagagaatTCGGGGTTTCAGTATTATTCAGAATACCCATACCATTGACACCTACTCCCGCATGATATTCCCTGGAGCCTATATCATCTTTAACCTCATTTACTggtgtgtgtactgttaa